The following coding sequences are from one Pseudonocardia sp. EC080619-01 window:
- a CDS encoding IclR family transcriptional regulator C-terminal domain-containing protein yields MSDRPADDRDHIQSIERGFAVLLAFDADRPRPTGTDLAEATGLSRPAVRRILLTLEHLGYVRPVGNRWRLTPRVLSIGQHFTATNSIVELARPHLSRLSEETGESASLAVLDGTDAVYVARVAVRRIMSIDVSPGTRVPAAATSMGRVLLAWAEEETVAGVLAAGLPAHTARTVTDPKSLRGVLREVQAQGWSIVDGELDPELISVAVPVRDHTGSVVAAMASSTSVARTTAEQLRATVLEPLLAAASRLSVELGQPRGAQARERREGFF; encoded by the coding sequence ATGAGCGACAGGCCGGCCGACGACCGTGACCACATCCAGAGCATCGAGCGCGGGTTCGCGGTGCTGCTGGCGTTCGACGCCGACCGGCCCCGTCCGACCGGCACCGACCTCGCCGAGGCCACCGGGCTGTCCCGGCCGGCCGTGCGGCGCATCCTCCTGACGCTCGAGCACCTCGGCTACGTCCGGCCCGTCGGCAACCGGTGGCGGCTCACACCGCGGGTGCTGTCGATCGGGCAGCACTTCACCGCGACCAACTCGATCGTCGAGCTGGCCCGGCCGCACCTGTCCCGGCTGTCCGAGGAGACGGGGGAGTCGGCGTCGCTGGCCGTGCTCGACGGCACCGACGCGGTGTACGTCGCCCGGGTCGCCGTGCGGCGCATCATGAGCATCGACGTCTCCCCCGGCACCCGGGTGCCCGCGGCCGCGACCTCGATGGGCCGGGTGCTGCTCGCGTGGGCCGAGGAGGAGACCGTCGCCGGCGTCCTCGCGGCGGGGCTCCCCGCGCACACCGCACGGACGGTGACCGACCCCAAGTCCCTCCGCGGCGTGCTCCGCGAGGTCCAGGCCCAGGGCTGGTCGATCGTCGACGGCGAGCTCGACCCCGAGCTGATCTCCGTCGCCGTCCCGGTCCGGGACCACACCGGGTCCGTGGTCGCGGCCATGGCGTCGTCGACGTCGGTGGCCCGGACGACGGCGGAGCAGCTCCGCGCCACGGTGCTGGAACCGCTGCTCGCGGCCGCGTCCCGGCTCAGCGTGGAGCTCGGGCAGCCCCGCGGGGCGCAGGCCCGGGAACGGCGCGAGGGCTTCTTCTGA
- a CDS encoding NUDIX hydrolase, producing MSGSPTGHVVGARQVFDHDPAAPLATVVVPSVFVAARGPDRTLLLVRRCDSGGWELPGGRVDVGECAVAAAVRETAEESGVLVAITGIVGVYTDPGLVVRAVDGEVRQPFSLVLRAEPVGGTLCADREETSLAAWLTPAEIDRLPLEPGARHRIDHALADGPVPYLH from the coding sequence GTGAGCGGATCGCCGACGGGCCACGTCGTCGGGGCCCGGCAGGTGTTCGACCACGACCCGGCTGCACCGCTCGCGACGGTCGTCGTCCCGTCGGTGTTCGTCGCGGCCCGTGGGCCGGACCGGACGCTGCTGCTCGTGCGCCGGTGCGACAGCGGCGGCTGGGAGCTGCCGGGCGGCCGGGTCGACGTGGGGGAGTGCGCCGTGGCCGCGGCCGTACGCGAGACCGCCGAGGAGTCCGGCGTGCTCGTCGCGATCACCGGGATCGTCGGTGTCTACACCGATCCGGGGCTCGTCGTCCGGGCCGTCGACGGCGAGGTCCGTCAGCCGTTCAGCCTGGTCCTGCGGGCGGAGCCGGTCGGCGGAACCCTCTGCGCGGACCGGGAGGAGACCAGCCTCGCCGCGTGGCTCACCCCGGCCGAGATCGACCGGCTGCCGCTGGAACCGGGGGCCCGGCACCGGATCGACCACGCCCTGGCCGACGGCCCCGTCCCGTATCTGCACTGA
- a CDS encoding DUF2252 domain-containing protein, which yields MTATPVQPVDTAPAPAGTSVEEREARGRAARRDTPRGAHADFRPDPARPGPLPLLTAQDAGRVPELLPIRYGRMAATPFTFYRGAAAVMARDLAGTPVSGITAQISGDAHLSNFGFFASPERRLVFDLNDFDETLRGPWEWDVKRLAASLEIAGRDRGFRRGDRRDIVETAARSYRHAMRRFAAMTTLDVWYARADVEEIRGRYERELGKGRKRVDRGLAKARTRDNLGALGRFTTDVGGRLRLAAAEPLVVPLRDLFPEETTRLGQEDVMRGLLRDYRATLPTERRVLLDSYRLVDIARKVVGVGSVGTRSWMFLLLGRDDQDPLFLQAKEAGRSVLEDYLGPAPQSSPARRVTEGQRLMQAVGDIFLGWQRQVGIDGRTRDFYLRQLRDWKASAEVEAMIPRGMEVYAELCGWTLARAHARSGDRVAIGAYLGSGPSFDRAVAGFATAYADLNERDHQELLDAIGDGRIDAEPGV from the coding sequence ATGACCGCCACCCCGGTCCAGCCGGTCGACACCGCACCGGCGCCCGCCGGAACCTCCGTGGAGGAGCGCGAGGCGCGCGGCCGGGCGGCGCGCCGGGACACGCCCCGCGGCGCGCACGCCGACTTCCGGCCGGACCCCGCGCGCCCCGGCCCGCTCCCGCTGCTCACCGCCCAGGACGCCGGACGCGTCCCCGAGCTCCTCCCGATCCGGTACGGCCGGATGGCCGCCACACCGTTCACGTTCTACCGCGGGGCGGCCGCCGTGATGGCCCGCGACCTCGCCGGTACCCCGGTCTCCGGCATCACCGCGCAGATCTCCGGGGACGCGCACCTGTCCAACTTCGGCTTCTTCGCCTCGCCCGAGCGGCGTCTGGTGTTCGACCTCAACGACTTCGACGAGACCCTGCGCGGCCCGTGGGAGTGGGACGTGAAACGGCTCGCCGCGAGCCTGGAGATCGCCGGGCGGGACCGCGGGTTCCGGCGCGGGGACCGGCGGGACATCGTCGAGACCGCGGCACGGTCCTACCGGCACGCGATGCGCCGGTTCGCCGCGATGACCACCCTCGACGTCTGGTACGCGCGGGCCGACGTCGAGGAGATCCGCGGCCGCTACGAGCGCGAACTGGGCAAGGGGCGCAAGCGGGTGGACCGCGGCCTGGCCAAGGCGCGCACCCGGGACAACCTCGGAGCGCTCGGCCGGTTCACCACCGACGTCGGCGGGCGGCTCCGGCTGGCGGCGGCCGAGCCCCTCGTCGTCCCGCTCCGTGATCTCTTCCCGGAGGAGACGACCCGGCTCGGCCAGGAGGACGTGATGCGCGGCCTGCTCCGTGACTACCGGGCCACGCTCCCCACCGAGCGCCGCGTGCTGCTCGACAGCTACCGGCTGGTCGACATCGCCCGGAAGGTGGTCGGTGTCGGGAGCGTCGGTACCCGCTCGTGGATGTTCCTGCTGCTCGGCCGCGACGACCAGGATCCGCTGTTCCTGCAGGCCAAGGAGGCGGGCCGGTCCGTGCTCGAGGACTACCTGGGGCCGGCACCGCAGTCGTCGCCCGCCCGGCGGGTGACCGAGGGCCAGCGGCTGATGCAGGCCGTCGGCGACATCTTCCTCGGCTGGCAGCGGCAGGTCGGCATCGACGGCCGGACGCGCGACTTCTACCTCCGCCAGCTGCGCGACTGGAAGGCCTCCGCCGAGGTCGAGGCGATGATCCCGCGCGGGATGGAGGTGTACGCCGAGCTGTGCGGCTGGACGCTGGCGCGCGCGCACGCCCGGTCGGGGGACCGTGTCGCCATCGGCGCCTACCTCGGCTCGGGGCCGTCGTTCGACCGGGCCGTCGCCGGGTTCGCGACGGCCTACGCCGACCTCAACGAGCGCGACCACCAGGAGCTGCTCGACGCGATCGGGGACGGCCGGATCGACGCCGAACCCGGGGTGTGA
- a CDS encoding DUF1622 domain-containing protein has translation MTVAEGMEHVATAFEVIGAAVLVLGLVLAGVLAVRVWQRTRSGRAGYRTLRETFGGVLLLGLEILVAADLVRTVAVEPTLQSVAVLGLIVLIRTFLSFSLEIEIEGIPPWRRALVGGGRQLSAAVSRAGATASGPAGTGGDGRA, from the coding sequence GTGACCGTCGCCGAGGGGATGGAGCACGTCGCCACGGCGTTCGAGGTGATCGGCGCGGCCGTGCTCGTGCTGGGCCTGGTGCTCGCGGGCGTGCTCGCCGTCCGGGTCTGGCAGCGCACGAGGAGCGGCCGCGCCGGTTACCGCACCCTGCGCGAGACGTTCGGCGGGGTGCTGCTGCTCGGTCTCGAGATCCTGGTGGCCGCCGACCTCGTGCGGACCGTCGCGGTCGAGCCGACGCTGCAGAGCGTGGCGGTGCTCGGGCTCATCGTGCTGATCCGGACGTTCCTGAGCTTCTCGCTCGAGATCGAGATCGAGGGGATCCCGCCGTGGCGGCGGGCGCTCGTCGGCGGCGGACGGCAGCTGTCCGCGGCGGTGTCGCGGGCCGGCGCCACCGCGTCCGGCCCGGCAGGCACCGGTGGTGACGGCCGCGCGTGA
- a CDS encoding diacylglycerol kinase family protein, translating to MPDGPPGAASAPLDPPSAGRRLAAAGALVALLVAAIVMLSLLRDPLAMVLGLVLVVVTVVAGWTALVNRGTRRVLAAAVAVAALAGTVWVLLLTGSVLRLVSVVVLVLLATAAGRVAIGHDLARTPATSRPVGPARSGVLIMNPRSGGGKVERDDLVTAARDRGVTPVVLQRGDDLRALAEEAVSGGADVIGMAGGDGSQALVADVARRHDVAFVCVPAGTRNHFALDLGLDRDDVPAALDAFGPAVERRVDLALLGERVFVNNASLGVYATVVQSDDYRDAKLATTATVLPQMLGPGARRSDLRFSDADGAPVHSADVLLVSNGAYRLSTLNGFGTRECIDAGVLGVVTVTVERARDLPALLTAEAGGQVGRFHGYREWTTPEFEVDSAEPVLDVALDGEALRMAPPLRFRSLPGVLRVRVPEGTPGAAPAAFAPAGVRSGLTALLRVAGGRPAR from the coding sequence ATGCCGGACGGACCGCCCGGCGCCGCGTCCGCGCCCCTCGACCCGCCGTCGGCCGGGCGCCGGCTGGCCGCGGCGGGCGCGCTCGTCGCCCTGCTCGTGGCGGCGATCGTGATGCTGTCGCTGCTGAGGGACCCGCTCGCGATGGTGCTGGGGCTGGTCCTCGTCGTCGTCACGGTGGTCGCCGGGTGGACGGCCCTGGTCAACCGCGGCACCCGCCGGGTGCTCGCCGCCGCGGTCGCCGTGGCGGCGCTGGCGGGGACCGTCTGGGTCCTGCTCCTCACCGGCTCGGTGCTGCGGCTGGTCTCGGTCGTCGTGCTGGTCCTGCTGGCCACGGCGGCGGGCCGGGTGGCGATCGGCCACGACCTCGCCCGCACGCCCGCGACGTCACGGCCGGTGGGACCGGCCCGCTCCGGGGTGCTGATCATGAACCCGCGGTCGGGCGGCGGGAAGGTCGAGCGTGACGACCTGGTGACGGCCGCCCGCGACCGCGGTGTCACCCCGGTGGTCCTCCAGCGGGGCGACGACCTGCGTGCGCTCGCCGAGGAGGCGGTGTCCGGCGGCGCCGACGTGATCGGGATGGCCGGGGGCGACGGCTCGCAGGCGCTGGTCGCGGACGTCGCCCGCCGGCACGACGTCGCCTTCGTCTGCGTCCCCGCCGGGACCCGCAACCACTTCGCCCTCGACCTGGGCCTGGACCGCGACGACGTCCCGGCCGCGCTGGACGCGTTCGGCCCGGCCGTCGAGCGGCGGGTCGATCTGGCCCTGCTCGGCGAGCGCGTGTTCGTGAACAACGCCTCGCTCGGCGTGTACGCGACCGTCGTCCAGTCCGACGACTACCGCGACGCGAAGCTCGCGACCACGGCGACCGTCCTGCCGCAGATGCTGGGCCCGGGTGCCCGCCGGTCCGACCTGCGCTTCAGCGACGCCGACGGGGCACCGGTGCACTCCGCCGACGTGCTGCTCGTGTCGAACGGCGCCTACCGGTTGAGCACCCTCAACGGGTTCGGCACCCGCGAGTGCATCGACGCGGGGGTGCTCGGCGTCGTCACCGTGACGGTCGAACGGGCCCGTGACCTGCCCGCGCTGCTCACCGCCGAGGCGGGCGGGCAGGTCGGGCGCTTCCACGGCTACCGGGAGTGGACGACCCCCGAGTTCGAGGTCGACTCGGCCGAGCCGGTGCTCGACGTGGCCCTCGACGGGGAGGCGTTGCGGATGGCCCCGCCCCTGCGGTTCCGGTCGCTCCCCGGGGTGCTGCGCGTGCGGGTGCCGGAGGGCACCCCCGGCGCCGCCCCCGCGGCCTTCGCCCCCGCGGGGGTGCGCAGCGGCCTGACCGCCCTGCTCCGCGTGGCCGGAGGACGGCCGGCGCGCTGA
- a CDS encoding DUF1269 domain-containing protein: MATLTVWKFDTASGADDALHLLQRMQKEELLRIDDAACVYWTEGRKKPKTEQLHNLTGGGALGGGFWGLLFGLIFFVPLLGLAIGATMGALTGSLSDVGIDDEFIKKVRDNVTPGTSALFVMTSNVVEDKVLDQFRDTGATLLSTNLSDEQESKLRAAFAEEE; encoded by the coding sequence ATGGCGACCTTGACGGTGTGGAAGTTCGACACGGCGAGCGGGGCGGACGACGCGCTCCACCTGCTGCAACGCATGCAGAAGGAGGAGCTCCTCCGGATCGACGACGCCGCCTGCGTGTACTGGACGGAGGGCCGGAAGAAGCCGAAGACCGAGCAGCTGCACAACCTGACCGGGGGCGGGGCCCTCGGCGGCGGCTTCTGGGGCCTGCTGTTCGGGTTGATCTTCTTCGTCCCGCTCCTGGGGCTGGCGATCGGCGCGACGATGGGTGCGCTCACGGGCTCGCTCTCCGACGTCGGGATCGACGACGAGTTCATCAAGAAGGTGCGGGACAACGTCACCCCGGGGACGTCGGCGCTGTTCGTGATGACCTCGAACGTCGTCGAGGACAAGGTGCTCGACCAGTTCCGCGACACCGGAGCGACGCTCCTGTCGACCAACCTGTCCGACGAGCAGGAGTCCAAGCTGCGTGCGGCGTTCGCCGAGGAGGAGTAG
- a CDS encoding DUF3040 domain-containing protein, with protein sequence MSTSTPNTPPGGARPPEPRPLSWSERRRLRAIEASLVDADPALAYLFAEDPRVGRRRLLKRICWWSVACGFLLIVLGSSLSAAVLVMPGLLATFVVPPIAWWLAEMQPDDP encoded by the coding sequence GTGAGCACCAGTACCCCGAACACCCCGCCGGGCGGCGCGCGCCCGCCCGAGCCCCGGCCCCTGAGCTGGAGCGAGAGGCGCCGCCTGCGCGCGATCGAGGCGTCCCTGGTCGACGCCGACCCGGCCCTGGCGTACCTGTTCGCCGAGGACCCGCGGGTCGGCCGCCGGCGGCTGCTCAAGCGGATCTGCTGGTGGTCGGTGGCGTGCGGGTTCCTCCTGATCGTCCTCGGTTCCTCCCTGTCCGCGGCCGTGCTGGTGATGCCGGGGCTGCTGGCGACGTTCGTCGTCCCCCCGATCGCCTGGTGGCTCGCCGAGATGCAGCCCGACGACCCCTGA
- a CDS encoding 4-hydroxyphenylacetate 3-hydroxylase family protein, translated as MTLQQDSVSTPTDGEGRATRPMTGAEYIESLRDDREVFLYGEKVRDVTTHPAFRNAVRMTARLYDALHDPDRQETLTVPTDTGSTGFTHPFFRTPHSVEDLKKDRDAIAEWARMTYGFMGRSPDYKAAFLGTLGANSPFYDPYAANARRWYEESQEKVLYWNHAIINPPVDRHRDPDEVSDVFMHVEEENDNGVVVSGAKVVATGSAITHFNFLAHYGLPIKKREYSLVCTVPMGAPGMKLICRPSYAQQATMTGSPFDYPLSSRMDENDTIFVLDKVLIPWENVFIYGDPEKASTFFPGSGFLHRFTFHGVTRLAVKLDFIAGLLMKGLEVTGSKDFRGVQTRVGEVIAWRNMFWALSDAMCANPDEWVGGAKLPKLDYGLAYRWFMTIGYPRVREIILQDLGASLIYLPSHSTDFLSPEVRPYLDKYVRGSNGYEAVDRVKLMKLIWDSIGTEFGGRHELYERNYSGNHEGVRAELLFAAEASGTAGAMKGFAEQCLSEYDLNGWTVPDLINPGDDAVIGRR; from the coding sequence ATGACCCTGCAGCAGGATTCCGTCAGCACCCCCACCGACGGCGAGGGCCGCGCGACGCGGCCGATGACGGGCGCCGAGTACATCGAGAGCCTGCGGGACGACCGCGAGGTCTTCCTCTACGGCGAGAAGGTCCGCGACGTCACCACCCACCCGGCGTTCCGCAACGCGGTCCGCATGACCGCGCGGCTCTACGACGCGCTGCACGACCCGGACAGGCAGGAGACGCTGACCGTCCCCACCGACACCGGCAGCACCGGGTTCACCCACCCGTTCTTCCGCACCCCGCACTCGGTCGAGGACCTGAAGAAGGACCGCGACGCGATCGCGGAGTGGGCCCGGATGACCTACGGCTTCATGGGCCGCAGCCCCGACTACAAGGCCGCCTTCCTCGGCACCCTCGGCGCGAACTCGCCGTTCTACGACCCGTACGCGGCCAACGCGCGGCGCTGGTACGAGGAGTCGCAGGAGAAGGTCCTCTACTGGAACCACGCGATCATCAACCCGCCGGTCGACCGGCACCGCGACCCGGACGAGGTCTCCGACGTGTTCATGCACGTCGAGGAGGAGAACGACAACGGCGTCGTGGTGTCGGGGGCCAAGGTCGTCGCGACCGGGTCGGCGATCACCCACTTCAACTTCCTCGCCCACTACGGGCTGCCGATCAAGAAGCGGGAGTACTCGCTGGTCTGCACCGTCCCGATGGGTGCGCCCGGGATGAAGCTGATCTGCCGGCCGTCCTACGCCCAGCAGGCCACCATGACGGGCAGCCCGTTCGACTACCCGCTCTCGTCGCGGATGGACGAGAACGACACGATCTTCGTGCTCGACAAGGTCCTGATCCCCTGGGAGAACGTCTTCATCTACGGCGACCCGGAGAAGGCGTCGACGTTCTTCCCCGGCTCGGGCTTCCTGCACCGCTTCACCTTCCACGGCGTCACCCGGCTCGCGGTCAAGCTCGACTTCATCGCCGGACTGCTGATGAAGGGCCTCGAGGTCACCGGTTCGAAGGACTTCCGCGGCGTCCAGACCCGGGTCGGTGAGGTGATTGCCTGGCGGAACATGTTCTGGGCGCTGTCGGACGCGATGTGCGCCAACCCCGACGAGTGGGTCGGCGGCGCCAAGCTGCCGAAGCTCGACTACGGCCTGGCCTACCGCTGGTTCATGACGATCGGCTACCCCCGCGTCCGCGAGATCATCCTGCAGGACCTCGGCGCCTCGCTGATCTACCTGCCCAGCCACTCGACCGACTTCCTGTCCCCGGAGGTGCGGCCCTACCTGGACAAGTACGTGCGCGGCTCGAACGGCTACGAGGCCGTCGACCGGGTCAAGCTGATGAAGCTGATCTGGGACTCGATCGGCACCGAGTTCGGTGGCCGGCACGAGCTCTACGAGCGCAACTACTCCGGCAACCACGAGGGCGTGCGCGCCGAGCTGCTCTTCGCCGCCGAGGCCTCCGGGACGGCCGGGGCGATGAAGGGCTTCGCCGAGCAGTGCCTGTCCGAGTACG
- a CDS encoding DUF418 domain-containing protein yields the protein MPTDATAPLRPAPGPDDTSPALPTPVSRRALAPDLARGLMLLLIALAHVPWFLYTTDIGATLLHPAGGGVADRIAQAVTIVTVDARAYPLFALLFAYGIGQMYARQTGGGTSVRDARRLLRTRHLWLLGFGLVHAALLWQGDILGTYGLLGLVLVPLFLNRSDRVLKIWIGVLLGVGGAWALTMTALGAPAAPAAMEVQRMAIAQESYLLSIPLRLVMWFPGLLSGFVTVTLPAAFLVGLLASRHRVLEEPARHLPLLRRTAVLGIAVGWGAGLAQALVHLGVLTLPGGAALTDLHVYTGFFAGVGYAALFGLVAHRITARGTTPPLPVRALVALGRRSMSGYIAQSMVWTPLLAASGLALGAHLTSWSTLLVGIGTWLLTVVLAYALDRAGIRGPAETLLRRLTYRRGVIRRG from the coding sequence GTGCCCACCGATGCGACCGCACCGCTGCGACCGGCCCCCGGTCCCGACGACACCTCGCCGGCGCTCCCGACCCCCGTGTCGCGCCGTGCACTCGCCCCGGACCTCGCCCGCGGCCTGATGCTGCTGCTCATCGCGCTGGCGCACGTACCGTGGTTCCTCTACACGACCGACATCGGCGCCACGCTGCTGCACCCGGCAGGCGGCGGCGTCGCCGACCGGATCGCACAGGCGGTCACGATCGTCACCGTCGACGCCCGGGCGTACCCGCTGTTCGCGCTGCTGTTCGCCTACGGCATCGGCCAGATGTATGCGCGCCAGACCGGCGGCGGCACCTCGGTGCGCGACGCCCGCCGGCTCCTGCGCACCCGGCACCTGTGGCTGCTCGGCTTCGGTCTGGTGCACGCCGCGCTGCTGTGGCAGGGCGACATCCTCGGCACCTACGGGCTGCTCGGCCTCGTCCTGGTGCCGCTCTTCCTGAACCGCAGCGACCGCGTCCTGAAGATCTGGATCGGGGTGCTGCTCGGCGTCGGCGGGGCCTGGGCCCTCACGATGACCGCGCTCGGCGCGCCCGCCGCCCCGGCCGCGATGGAGGTGCAGCGGATGGCGATCGCCCAGGAGAGCTACCTCCTGTCGATCCCGCTCCGCCTCGTCATGTGGTTCCCCGGCCTGCTGTCGGGGTTCGTCACCGTCACCCTGCCCGCCGCGTTCCTCGTCGGCCTGCTCGCATCGCGGCACCGGGTGCTCGAGGAACCCGCGCGGCACCTGCCGCTGCTGCGGCGCACCGCTGTCCTCGGGATCGCGGTCGGCTGGGGCGCCGGCCTCGCGCAGGCGCTGGTCCACCTCGGCGTGCTCACGCTGCCCGGCGGGGCCGCCCTCACCGACCTGCACGTCTACACCGGCTTCTTCGCCGGGGTCGGCTACGCGGCACTGTTCGGCCTGGTCGCGCACCGGATCACGGCCCGTGGGACGACGCCGCCGCTGCCCGTCCGCGCCCTGGTCGCCCTCGGCCGCCGCTCGATGAGCGGCTACATCGCGCAGTCGATGGTGTGGACCCCGCTGCTCGCGGCGTCCGGACTCGCGCTCGGTGCCCATCTCACGAGCTGGTCGACGCTGCTCGTCGGGATCGGGACGTGGCTGCTGACCGTCGTACTGGCCTACGCGCTCGACCGCGCCGGGATCCGTGGCCCGGCCGAGACCCTGCTGCGACGGCTCACCTACCGCCGGGGAGTCATCCGGAGAGGGTGA
- a CDS encoding MFS transporter produces the protein MTKDDAGQEARAGDDTGSTGVRPGWGVMTAACVSTLVVNANTSAVSILLPSISADLQVSVDVLQWAVTGYLLVGAAVIVTSGAMGDVFGRRRIFVAGLLLFVVSCALIALAQSGWMVVVGRLIQGAAGATILACGLSLLSVASSGPAQMRAVTMWGAAAAAGAAGGPVVGGVLNELTGWQGLFWIDAVIAAVCVPLTLRTVAESRDPKRSPSIDLAGTALIACVLVPFVFAMTEGPTWGWLSVPTVTCLVLTVVASFGFVAVERRVASPLVDLRLLGNVQLVASTWVIFVGAGAIAALSFMLSLYLQNPATLGLSSLLAGLAMLPLAAVVIILAPAVTPLAHRFGTRAAVLGGFVILTAGFALLALVTPSWSYSTFLVPLLCVAAGLSLTNGPASSVATSCVTPDQVGQASGISNMARYVGGAVMTAVGAGVYGNVISTRTADGDAQGDALAAGFSAGSVVLAIFSAVSIVLAVFASRRPGRPRAIDYAAAAASTSHTLPVSESGVAR, from the coding sequence ATGACGAAGGACGACGCCGGGCAGGAGGCCCGCGCCGGCGACGACACCGGCAGCACCGGTGTCCGCCCGGGGTGGGGGGTGATGACCGCCGCGTGCGTGTCGACGCTGGTGGTCAACGCGAACACCTCGGCGGTGAGCATCCTGCTGCCCTCGATCAGCGCCGACCTCCAGGTCTCGGTGGACGTCCTGCAGTGGGCGGTCACCGGTTACCTGCTCGTCGGTGCCGCGGTGATCGTCACCTCGGGCGCGATGGGTGACGTCTTCGGCCGCCGGCGGATCTTCGTGGCCGGGCTGCTGCTGTTCGTGGTCTCCTGCGCGCTGATCGCGCTCGCCCAGAGCGGCTGGATGGTGGTGGTCGGACGGCTGATCCAGGGCGCCGCGGGGGCCACGATCCTGGCCTGTGGGCTCAGCCTGCTCTCGGTGGCGTCGTCCGGGCCGGCCCAGATGCGCGCGGTCACCATGTGGGGCGCCGCCGCGGCGGCGGGCGCCGCGGGCGGTCCCGTGGTCGGCGGCGTCCTCAACGAGCTGACCGGCTGGCAGGGGCTGTTCTGGATCGACGCCGTGATCGCCGCCGTCTGCGTCCCGCTCACGCTCCGCACGGTCGCCGAGTCCCGGGACCCGAAGCGGTCGCCCTCGATCGACCTCGCGGGCACGGCACTGATCGCCTGCGTGCTCGTCCCCTTCGTGTTCGCCATGACCGAGGGGCCGACGTGGGGGTGGCTGTCGGTCCCCACCGTGACCTGCCTCGTCCTGACCGTCGTGGCCTCGTTCGGCTTCGTCGCCGTCGAACGGCGGGTCGCGTCGCCGCTCGTCGACCTGCGGCTGCTGGGCAACGTGCAGCTCGTGGCGTCGACCTGGGTGATCTTCGTGGGGGCCGGTGCGATCGCCGCGCTCAGCTTCATGCTCAGCCTGTACCTGCAGAACCCGGCCACGCTCGGCCTGTCGAGCCTGCTCGCGGGCCTCGCCATGCTGCCGCTGGCCGCGGTCGTGATCATCCTGGCGCCCGCGGTCACCCCGCTGGCGCACCGGTTCGGCACCCGTGCCGCCGTGCTCGGCGGCTTCGTGATCCTCACCGCCGGGTTCGCCCTGCTGGCGCTGGTCACCCCGTCCTGGAGCTACAGCACGTTCCTGGTCCCGCTGCTGTGCGTGGCCGCCGGGCTCTCCCTGACGAACGGCCCCGCGTCGTCGGTCGCGACCTCCTGCGTCACACCGGACCAGGTCGGGCAGGCGTCGGGGATCTCCAACATGGCCCGCTACGTCGGCGGCGCGGTCATGACGGCCGTCGGTGCCGGCGTCTACGGGAACGTGATCTCGACCCGTACGGCGGACGGCGACGCGCAGGGCGACGCGCTCGCCGCCGGGTTCTCGGCCGGGTCCGTCGTGCTCGCGATCTTCTCGGCGGTCAGCATCGTGCTCGCCGTGTTCGCCTCCCGGCGCCCCGGCCGGCCGCGTGCCATCGACTACGCCGCGGCCGCCGCGTCGACGTCGCACACCCTGCCCGTGTCGGAGAGCGGCGTCGCGCGCTGA
- a CDS encoding flavin reductase family protein has protein sequence MAIDPRELRRCLGHFTTGVTVITCQGADGAPHGATVNAFTAVSLEPPLVLVSLDRRSRLCSLVEARPFTVNVLESRQKDLALHFAGRPNQDVEWLPDSACGAPRLGGALAHVSCTPWQSYDGGDHVLYLGEVQEFLMNGGEPLLFHTGKFHHLGDDHEPLLWGDSADGPQSQSWIPPHAAAR, from the coding sequence ATGGCGATCGACCCGAGAGAGCTACGGCGGTGCCTGGGTCACTTCACGACCGGGGTCACCGTGATCACCTGCCAGGGCGCCGACGGTGCACCGCACGGCGCGACGGTCAACGCGTTCACGGCGGTGTCGCTGGAGCCACCGCTCGTGCTGGTCTCCCTGGACCGGCGGTCGCGGCTGTGCTCGCTGGTCGAGGCGCGGCCCTTCACCGTGAACGTGCTGGAGAGCCGGCAGAAGGACCTGGCACTGCACTTCGCGGGCCGCCCGAACCAGGACGTCGAGTGGCTGCCCGACAGCGCCTGCGGTGCGCCGCGGCTCGGCGGTGCGCTGGCGCACGTCTCGTGCACGCCCTGGCAGTCCTACGACGGCGGCGACCACGTCCTGTACCTGGGCGAGGTCCAGGAGTTCCTGATGAACGGCGGGGAGCCCCTGCTGTTCCACACCGGCAAGTTCCACCACCTCGGCGACGACCACGAACCACTGCTGTGGGGCGACTCCGCCGACGGCCCGCAGAGCCAGTCCTGGATCCCGCCGCACGCCGCGGCCCGCTGA